tgcATTTGTAACTCCACTGACAACAatcataataatttattaaatgcaaaGTGATCATTTTAAACTCTATatagataaatattttcttatataaACAGACATAACTGTACAACATGTCACATTCACCCTTGATTGTGTCTTTGAAATTGGGGAAGAAGGTCTGCATAACATCTGATGTGTTATTTTGTCGTAATACATCTGCAAAGCTAAAATCTCCCAACAGCAAGTTGTTTCTCGTCCAATTGTTCTGTTTTCCCAAATGTGactattttcatgtttctgctttCGTTCGGTAGttattctttttcaaaaacagcaaTCATCTCGGATTTGTCACAAGTCTAAAGAGGTGCTTAGAGTACTTACACATTGAAAAATAGACAACTctttagtttttcaaaatatgctgATTCAGAATCTCACAGTCAGAAAGGAACTAGGGGAATCGGGTTTATCACGATCTCATACTCGCATCTTTCCAGACAAGACTCAACGTTAAGAAAAACATGCTTAACAAAAGTATTGATTTGATGCCTTGAGGGGAACTGCTGAAAACAGCTGAATTCATAATGCAGGGAGTAATGACTGCTGCACAGAGCTTGAGGCTCTCCATGAACACTGCTATATCAGCACTCTGATTTTGCTGTAATTAGGCTTCTGTGCAGTAAACAGCTCATCCATGCAAGTGTAAAGAAATGTTTGCACTTTTGCTACCTGGATTTCCTAACATTGAAAGCTCTTTGAATTCAAATTCAGCTACAGATAATGTATGTTTCAAACTACGTACCTACAGTCAAGAAAAATCTCCCATTGTTATTCAGTGGCACAGAGACATACAGTATTTCTCATATAAATATTGTCACTCTAATGGACTTAGTGCAAAGAATATTGTGGAACACTGCTTTCCAAATGTCTTCAAACATCcctttcagattttgtcacgCTACAACTAAaaccttaatgtatttttgcagaGGATTTTAGGTCTTTGACccgcacaaaataaaaatttccaaataaaaacgGTAAAAGTTGTGGCATGCATTAGTATTCAGCACTCTGCATTCTGATACCTCTACAAATATGCAATGCAATCAAAATGCTTTCAAAAGCTATgtcattaataaaacaaatatttttcttaaatgctttattaaatatttatggcttTTCTGTGAAGGCTTCGCAGTAAAGGTGTGCGAAGCTGCATATTTTGGTGTCAATCTGATACCAAGTAAATACAGGGCCTGTATCACAGACAGCACTACTGATACCAATATATTTTATCGTTTAATTTTGTTACATCATCAAGCATCTGATCATTagatgtttttgtggtttttcctttgaattattttgttaaaacctaGGCACTAATTTTAACAAAGTTGattcaaaatatgtttaaaacataTCAACACAATaagcagaaatagaaaaacagcacggaacaggtgtttttttttctaaataaagtgcaaaaaaattataatttgagaacaaatcaaatgtttttttggggaaATTTTTTCTTGGTAAAGCTTagaaactaaaatacaaaaataaaatacatttcaagggggaatctgaaactaaagtatcaATTTTACCTCACAAGTATTGATCTGAAGCTGATACCaacttttttatcaatattatgGATTGATCCGCCCACCTCTAcctcacagttttatttatcaacAAAGGTGAACAAACAACATTATGAAGACCAGTGAACACACCCTATAGTTAACTAAGGAATGAATATCAAACCGATTGAGAACCGGCCCCTTTAAGGGTTTTTAGAGAAGCTGCCAAGAGACCCAATATAAGCAGGGTAGAGGAAGCAGGAAGTATTAGCAATGCATTGCTCCACCTTGACCTTCATGGAAGAGTAGCAAAAAGAAAGATGCTGTTAAAAGAAAGCTCTAAACATTGTGTGTAAATTGTTTCTCCAAGCCATGTAAAACACAAGCAATTGTGAAGGAGGTACTTTGGTTAGCAGCTTAGTGAGGATGCTTTTCTACAACTGGTACAGGGGAGCTGGTCAAAGTTGGtgtgaagatggatggagctaaatacaagaTGGCCCTGGAAAAGAAGATGCtgaaaagatggaaaagaacagccagagctacaaagGAAATAATTACACCCAAGCACatttatgtactgtatatgttttaAGGGTTGAAACAAAGTCCAAATCAATTCAGAATCTgtgacaaaactaaaaaacactCATGGTAGCAAATGGTCATCTTTAGATGAGAAAGCTGACAGAGACATTTCTTAAAAGCACGGAGTTGTAATTgataacattttctaaatactgtatattgtgGCACTAGTGGCATTCATTTACAGAGTTACAGGCAAATAATGGGCAGAGAGAGAATGGCAAAGACATGAAGGaaagcttcttttgtttttaatcaagcCACAGATGGACTGACAGCCTCAGTATTTGAGGGAACTGCTGTACCACAGTGAGGCCCTGTAATGGATATAACTCTAGTAAAAACTCAGTGAGGCGAAATTAAAATGCAAGCCACACATCATCATGTTCCTTTTAATTCAGAATAAGACACTGTTTAGTGTTTGCATgtcacttaaaatcccaataaaagacAATGACATCTGTAGCATTGCTTGTGTTATTTAGAAGTGTTTCTATCTCAATATAGTACATTTACACTATAACATGTGGGCACCTGATGTGTAACAATGGGCTGGGCATACCAAAAGCTTTGGAACTGACCAATTACGGCATATTTATGTAAGACTTGTCCGACAGAGAGTCTTATACAAATATGCCATTTGGCTCCATTTATGGAGGCATCGTCTTAGCAGTCTCATGGAAATTTTAGACAAGCTTAAGTAAAATAGACCCAGCTGCAGAGAACAAACCTACTAATCCGACAGCTTACACGCACCACAATCTCTTAATGACAGACATTTATGGAAACACTTTGAATGTGACTCTGCTAAAGCTCAAactacatataaataaataaaaaaccttcaTCCCCATTTCAAGACACTGGAAGAGacattttcttcttatttataCAATTTGGCTGATATTCATGAATGGCATTTTATCTATAGATGGCATCTTTacaaacacatactgtatatacacactTATATTCACACATGCAGCCCTATACAGTATGTACACTATATTATCTTTATGAGTAAAGCCAGTGTACATGACCCAGGAGGGAATGGCTCATGATGCAGAATAAACACAAAGGGAGTTGTAGCATTTAAtattgaagaagaaaacagtaGAAAAGAGACATCAGAAGCAGATTTTCACAGTTGCATTTCCTGGTTTCAGTGTCCATCTTTGCCCACAAAATGTAGGGCCAAACAAACCTTCTCAGCTCATGGCTTGAAGCCGAGTCTCTGATATGTATATTCTTCTCATGTTCATCTGCATATTAGTAGAAAAATATGAGCGttgaaaacagcattttgtcTTTGACGGAGAGTCTGAAAGTGACTGTAACCTTTGGTTGCTGCAGACTTAGCTTTAAATGTCTTCATTGATCCTCAAGTCTTAACAATTGTTTCCTTCTTTTGTAATGTCCCAGCAACAAACAAACCACCATCGGTGTGAAAACATCACAGAAGTACAatcattaagttttttttttttttttttttctggaaatgaaTACCATACCAAGCCAcgctttaattattctttttttatccacTTTATTCTGAAGGTTACAGAACAAGATAAAGTAATGAGATGCCACCCTGCACATGTAGGAGttgatcaatatgcaatgtaaAGTAAAAGCTGAAGCTGATGAATGGACTTTCAGCAGCATCTTTATAAAAGCTTTAGAAAAACTTCACTTTGCAaatggtgtttcttttttcttcttttttaaaaacttttttacgAATACAAGATTTTCACATGAAGCTACACGTGTCAGGTGAAATAAACTCAGGCTACAGACAGCCTGAGGCGTCGTTCACTTTATCTCACAGCTCAGTGTTAAAGGATTCACACTCAAGCCCCACAAGTCTCTGCTGTCAGTAGAAAACTCATAGAATAAACTCGTTTGGTTTAAAGACCACAGATGCTCGTTGGCCTTTATTCTTCTGTCACAGTTTCTTTTAACATAGCATTCACAAACTTATGACTAAGTATATTGACTTTAGTTAAGGGGTTAGGAAGCAAAAACCTGCCTGGGGATATGCCACATTGAGGGTTTGAAGAAGGCATTCATACAAAACACAGTTGTTTCTAATGTAAAGAGTTGCAGAGTGTTGCTCCAAGTCTACTTTTGGATGCAGCAATAATTTATGTTAGGGTAGGTCCATGTTATGCTACTAAGGGTTATGTTTGTGGACATGTTTTACTAAAACCACTACAATCATCAACCGTATTTactgatagaaaaaaatcatagGCTTTACTGTGAATTAGATTCACtgaaaaattgttaaaaatatatagtcATAAAGTataacaaaaacactttcagcacagctgtttattttgttttaagacaCACTAtaacaacttttaaaagttgTCATAGCAGCATTAGTCTATGTCCTCCACTTTGAAAGTAAAGAGgtagaaatgaacattttgagTTACCAGAAATTTGTACTTATAGTTACATTTCAGTGTCCAAATAAATGGAcaaacacctgcagaaagatGAATTTCATGCATTGTTTTTCCCAGTCTCTAATGTTCCTATTGACCATATATCAGTCACAACCCAAGTtactcagaaacaaacaaatcaaaaagtcaaaaaagtaAGTGGAGTTATATAAAGAATTGGGATTAAACACCTTACTTATTTTGTTATAATTAGAAAAGTACACCATGATgagatctgtttttttatggtgaaaCCAGTAACATGCATTATTGTGATGCAACCAATTTTTCAAAACCAACTGTCTCCAAATCTTTCAGGTTCAGAGAAACGTGTCTATGTCTAAACTGCTTGATTCAGTTCTTTCAcaagattttcaaatttaatttaaatgggGGGTATTATATATTCTTCAGACACGTAGAGCCACTTTATGGCACAATCAGTTAcattcaattgttataaaaattctgaatatattaaaaataatttgagaacaacttcagaaatttgacttcatgtCAAAGCCGATTCTGACACCTTGAAATTTGCCTCTGTTCCTTTAAGAACCCCCCTTTCAGTACGTCATCCAAAGAAAGCTTCCCCATGCCGTCCATTGATGCTGTTTACAGCCATACTTAAGAACATTGTAGTTTGTGTGATTAGTTCAGCAGactcacagttccaccaggtgctCGCTGTTCTCTGCCGTCGCTAGTCTGGTGGAGCCGTGGAGCTCAGCTGTGGACTGAAACTCCAGGGTGGAGCTTTGGGGGAAGAACTAAAAGAACAAGCGCATTGCATGAGGAGGCGTTAAGGCTCTGCCAATTGGCTGCCACTCGAGATTCAAGGTTTTCTTAGACATGCATAAATGAGCAACAGTCTGGTTATgtgtttgatgagggaatgacattgTGACATCATACAAAACTCTAAACagttgattttgcataatacaCTCCCTTTAAGCAAGAGATTAACTGGGACATTTTAACAACCTTGATTTTGTTCTCTTAACCCAATTATtgtgtctttatgtttttggaATCATTGTTTTATATACATATGTACTTTTTAAAGCCAGATCATTCAATCACATCAAGTGGTAAAATTGAAATAATCCAAGGAAATGATGCTCCCGTCAAGTTTCACCTTTTGTATGGTGTTTTTGGCGTGAGGTGTTATGCGTTTTCTCCTTCCAACATggtattaaaaacaattacattcaaagactttaatttttttctcaaccaACAAGGCTAGATTAACCCACTGTTTCACGGGTTGTATAAAAGGTTTAGAGCAAACCCttaacagcttaaaaaaaaactttttcttgagGGGGAGTCTTGTGCAGTAACTGTGCAAAGAAATCTTTGTGATTTAGTGAATTacttaaagagaaaaactgtaCTTGCTAATTCCAGATCTCTCTGAAGCTCTTCATGATTGCCCTTCAGCACCTGATTATTTTGAACTCTTCTGATTAGTTTTTTGACTTCTTTGTCAGAAATCTAGTGAGGAACACTTGGTTAAGATTGGCTTATGTTgaagttttattgtttcctcTTCAGTGTCATGGACTGTGGTCACTGGCAAATTTCTAAGTTTAATAATACCTCTGTAAGTAATCTTATAGAGCCTTTTGCATGGGTCTTTACCTCGGTAATGAAAATCCTTCTTATACACCATCAACTTGCACTAAACCAGCTGAGTTAATTTGGACTAATAGGAAACGGGATGGCAAATACAAACAGAGCAGTTTTCTTGGATTcttaggatttttttccccctaccaTTTTTCTGTGGGTTGAACATGCTCTCCACTTTATTTCTCAAAAAGTAACTTAGGGATaggtttgttgtattttctatGTATGTGTTGAGTATGTACCCCAGGCTATGTGTAGTCATAGCCTTAGCTAGACAGTAGCCCTTCAATAACAGGCCTCTCGCAAACCCATGGCTAAatgtaaaaactataaaaataaaaatataaagcagGCAGAGGGCGGTGTATTTTTACtgctgattttttctttttctttttaattttattttattgttgaatttgTTAGATTTCACCTCTTACTGAGTCATTAGGGAGTTGAGATCATTTCACGAGATTATCTGCAACATGTCACTTGATTGTTATGTCACCTCAAGCAGAATATAAGGTGATCATGTGAAACAGCAAACATCAAATATGAGCTGCTTCTGTTGTCAGGTAATTTGTGAAAACTAGAAAGAGCCAGAGCCTTCCCTGCATAATGAGTAAAGATATCACAGAAGCTACGCcagtcaacaaaaacacacactcaagcAGATCTAATTCATCTTGTACATGGCATGTCTTTTTTGACTTCCGTTGATGACCTTTGCTGCCaggagaaaagaacaaaactgcCTGTTAGGCAGACAGTGCTCAGCCATGCTCAGTGAGCACTTTTATTCGGATAATGTTGGTATCTGCTGAGTCAGCCTTTTATGTCTCATGttaccaactttttttttaatagttggtAAGAGAAGCAGTGAAGACAATATATCCATATGCATGCACAAGCATAGACGTTTTCTCCTgttttgtattaattaaatCAATCAGCGCCCTcttgaatgtaatttttttttctcaagagaaaataactgaaatatttttttttctcaaagtaaTTACACATTATGAatgtggatttatttattttttgctgatcTTGTGAGTGATGAAGACTAAACAGCAAAACCCGTTCTAGCTCAGTTAGAAtggataaaattattttcatttgctaACTGACTAATGGCAGAGTTAATTGGAGGGttcaattgtaattttattttgaggtaGCATCTCAAACAAACAACTTCATTCACTTCATGAATAAGGACGAATTCAAAAGAAATAATGCAAGCACAATATCAAGAAGAGAATTGTGGATTTTCACAAGCCTGGTTCATCTTAAGTACAATGTTCAGATGCTTGAATGTGCCTTCTGTTTAGATGTTTAACACACAAGCAGCATGAGGATGTCCAGTCATCTTACGGATTATGAAGAAAACTAGTTTGGGTCCCAGAGTTGAATGAGTCTTATTGCGAAGTGTGCCTCTCAGTTGTAAATTGCTAAATTGTAAATTGTAATGGTTGTAATCAccattctaaaaatattttaggtgTGCTTTTGTTTCTCCTGAACTTGTCTCTATCATGGACCCAGTCTGACCAACAGTTAACCCTATTTTAGTACAAAACTTCTTTTGTCATTTGAATCTGTCTTCTGTCAGTTGGAAAGGTGCTAATAtgtaagaaaaccaaaaaaaaaaacatttataaaatctgCACAAGCCTGTTAGTTTAATtacttttgtgattttcttttgttttttttgttttttagaatgAGACAACTAATTGGGTAATCCATTCATTATGCATTTTTCCTGGCTTTGGTGCCAGAGGATCTAATTTTATATCacaaattataatatttatttaattgatgAACCTATTTTTAAAAGGTGAACCTCAAGTTCGGCAAATTGTAGGCAAATTAATTGAGGCTTCGAAAACGTTCTTCCACAGCAATCGGGACACAATATTTACTTACTTTTAGATATGAGCAGCAACCCTGTTGTCCTTCAGTTTGAGGCAtgcattaataaatacaaatatccCATAATGTACAGTACttgtaaaaacacataaagGGTTGATTAGGGAGTAGTCAGTTTCAGTATCAGTTCCTCCCTCTAAATCCAGCGTAAattgattttgcatttttactctTCAGTCTTGTTTCCTAGATGTTGATTGTTCAGAGCAATAAAATAGTTGATGCTTGTAACTTTGACCTGACAAATCATCTGAACTGGTTGGCTTgcttattttactgtatttgcaTCTAACTGCATGATCaaatcttgatttatttttttttatatataatttttttctattggcAGTATTAAATATTTGAGGCATAGAACAAGCTTCAAACTCAAGAATAATACTGAATAATAGTCTTTTTCATCAGTAAGTACGTCTTGAGCCTGTGACTATTCCTGAAATTGCAAttagcctttttctttttaatccaaCGTCTTGCAGTTTTTTGTTGCTGGTTTCTTTTGGCAGCTTTTGTCTTTGAGGCAGcaattttctctctttaaagAAAGTCACTCTGCAGCTCATTGGAGAGCTGACTGACAGCGACCTCGGTTTGCACAGATCCTTTCAGTATTCTGGCAGTCTGTTGAGGACTGTAATCTGTGAAATTTTCCTTGGCACCGGAGACTGTTTCAGTGCAAGGACAATGTCTGCAGGTCCGGTGGTTCTCTGGCAGTCCGTTAGACAACCTTGTAGAGTTGCACTCGTCAATGTGATGAGATTGCCTGCAAGTTCCCTTCTGTGCAGAGCTGTGTTgacaaaaacatctgcagaatgtgcttCTGCAGTGAGCTACATCCCGACACAGAGACTTCCGGAAATTGGGCTTGAAGACCAGATAGACAATGGGATTGTAAAGGGTGGAGGACTTGGCAAAAATGGCTGCCAAAGCAAAAGCCATTGGTGGTACATCTGTTGCTTTCCCAAAGGCTGCCCACATGGAAACAACCGCATATGGACTCCAAGCTGTGAGGAAACCAATGCAAACTGCCACGGAAAGCTGAAAAGTAAACATGATGATACTTAAAAGACATTCCTCAtgggaaaaaaagctaattaagacaaaataagTGTTTCTAAAAAAGTAAGCTTATGGAGTTACCTTAACTATAAGTGCGTGTGCATTGGTGATCTTGTTCTGAGGAGACATGTGCTGCTGCACGGCCTGCCGAGAGCCTCGCACTGTCACCAAGATGAAGATGTAGGACAGAAATATAACAGTACAGGGAACAAtgtagcagaagaagaagagacagATGATGTAGCTCATCGCTGCAGAACTGTGGTTGGGAGCGTGCCAGTTGATGCAGCACGCAGTCCCATAAGGTTCAGCCCCATATTCTCCCCAACCTGACAGTGGACCCACGGCAAACACTCCGGCGTAGCACCAGATGCCCGCGACGAGTAGGGAGGCATGGCAGTATGAGAATTTGTTACCTGTAACGGGAGATGGCGGATAAATCAATGGCtattaaagacacaaaatgtGGTAAAAGTGTGAAACAGCATTTATTCAAGTGGTAGTTTGATACGgcgaatacatttttattccaactaaagtatatttttttcaattttgaaaggtttttcaGCACACATATGGCATCACATGTGTGGTGAATAATGATATATACAAATGTGAGTTTATCTAATGTGGGTAGATGTGATTTGAAAATCACTTGAAGGTAAAAAGAACAAGTTTAAAGTATTCTTTAAAATACTCTAGAGTCTAGACGTACAAACAATTCACAATAATTACAGCTACATCCAACTGATTGtctaatatttgttttagctgtTCAAAGACCTTAAACTGGGGCTACAAAATGTGGTTTTTGAAGTGATGAAGTTATAAACTTTAAGTGGGTGATTAAAACCAACAATAATCACGGAGTAGTCAAGTTCTTCCAGTGCTTTTCTGATGTAGTTTGTTTGTAATGGTACTGTTTATTCAGCTTGCAAAGCATTCAGTAAAATAGAGAAATTCTAAGTCTGGCAGAACACGAGCCAAACAAAGCAAGATATTTTCAACACAGTTTTTATGAAGGTCTATTTTTTGGTAACATGAAACCACATGCTCAGATTCTGCAGTATCCACTTTAAGCGTTTGCACCTAATTTTCCATAATGTTATATGAGAAGTTGTGCAAAATTTTTGCTGCAGCGCTCGTGCCCGAGTTTGAGTAAGAGGCTCTGTAAGAAATACTGCAACAGCCCTCACCGCATTCTGCTATAATTGATTTAGGCAAGGGCTTTTTCAGAGCACATTCAATGAAAAGGAGAACACGGACAGTCTTATCTGGCACCACACAGCCTCTTCAGCAGGATGTCAACCCCTCTTACTCTTCAAGCTGAGGGTGGGGGAGGCGATTACACCCAGTGGCCCTCGCTGAGCTGTGTGGACTTGTGGAAAGGGTATAGCCTTTACAGATGGATAGCTTTTTATCTGTGGTGGAACATTACTCCAGAGAACAAAACTCCAACTATCCAAGTGACACATCAAGGCTTAATCTCTtttcaaactgaactgaatacCAGTTCAGAGAAAAATCCACACATTTTTGCTCCAACATTTTCAGCGATGATGTCTCaatcttttttattcttctaaTTGCAATATTGAAATGCTAGCAAGTAAAAATTATTAGATAGTGCCAGtagtctttgttttttcagattaaCATTGCAATAAACATTTAGATATATATTTGGCGAAACATTATATTAGAGAGATGAAAGAAGCTCTTATGACAAACTCAGATAATTATTGGTTTGAAGATAGAATCATCTGGATTGTCATAGgatgaaaacatatttggaCTGCATTTGTAAcagtgatgttttatttagtcatttaattaatttagccATTTTGACAGCCtatgcagaaaaatgtgaaatggacACATAAAAATTAGTGGAAGgctgtagtttttctttgtttttttctgtctaaagaTCCAGCAGTGCTGTCCTCTTATCTACACATATCAACATATCGACTCCAATATCGGCAAGATGACAAATCAAAATTACTACTACAAAAAAGATAGCAACAAATAAGTACATAtaagtaaaagaaattaaaataataaagtaaatcaaATAATAAACGTTAAGTATCAAAGGaagagcaaaataaagaaataaatgccCTGTTATGttcattctatttaaaataCATCTTCCATGTTTGcgttaattaaataaatacttgatttttttttttacactgaaatgCGCTAAAGAGAAGATACTGTATATTTGTTtagtattattttgtgttaaagcgtgtgtttttg
The genomic region above belongs to Xiphophorus maculatus strain JP 163 A chromosome 1, X_maculatus-5.0-male, whole genome shotgun sequence and contains:
- the LOC102218276 gene encoding opsin-5-like isoform X2, with protein sequence MGNASEIFQFVSRISKDNDFVMGTLYTIFGVLSVLGNGILLFVAYRKKSSLKPAEFFVVNLAISDLSMTITLFPLAIPSAYAHMWLFNLTTCTVYAFCGVLFGLCSLSNLTVLSCVCWLKVCCPNYGNKFSYCHASLLVAGIWCYAGVFAVGPLSGWGEYGAEPYGTACCINWHAPNHSSAAMSYIICLFFFCYIVPCTVIFLSYIFILVTVRGSRQAVQQHMSPQNKITNAHALIVKLSVAVCIGFLTAWSPYAVVSMWAAFGKATDVPPMAFALAAIFAKSSTLYNPIVYLVFKPNFRKSLCRDVAHCRSTFCRCFCQHSSAQKGTCRQSHHIDECNSTRLSNGLPENHRTCRHCPCTETVSGAKENFTDYSPQQTARILKGSVQTEVAVSQLSNELQSDFL
- the LOC102218276 gene encoding opsin-5-like isoform X1, translating into MDMVNNNTQMGNASEIFQFVSRISKDNDFVMGTLYTIFGVLSVLGNGILLFVAYRKKSSLKPAEFFVVNLAISDLSMTITLFPLAIPSAYAHMWLFNLTTCTVYAFCGVLFGLCSLSNLTVLSCVCWLKVCCPNYGNKFSYCHASLLVAGIWCYAGVFAVGPLSGWGEYGAEPYGTACCINWHAPNHSSAAMSYIICLFFFCYIVPCTVIFLSYIFILVTVRGSRQAVQQHMSPQNKITNAHALIVKLSVAVCIGFLTAWSPYAVVSMWAAFGKATDVPPMAFALAAIFAKSSTLYNPIVYLVFKPNFRKSLCRDVAHCRSTFCRCFCQHSSAQKGTCRQSHHIDECNSTRLSNGLPENHRTCRHCPCTETVSGAKENFTDYSPQQTARILKGSVQTEVAVSQLSNELQSDFL